One Papaver somniferum cultivar HN1 chromosome 10, ASM357369v1, whole genome shotgun sequence genomic window carries:
- the LOC113315064 gene encoding synaptonemal complex protein 1-like, with protein sequence MNKLGISGMKSLDQLRSLSGSISGSGGGKTVPSMSSYRSSSSDSVSLGSFANLKLTAEKLVKEQASVKTDLEMANSKLKRAVDHIHLLEEKLQNAVNENAKLQVKQKEEAKLWKGLESKFSSTKTLCDQLTETLQHLAGQVLDAEHDKKVFEDKFLVSSEAFDSLQLQMTGLTLKIDSTEENMRKCEESLSELKIEKEEREKFYVNEQGRTANLIGEKDAQIKDLERAVAADSLCLDNLNTRLEEVQRDLRLKEDMCKCLEYARSNLEKEKGALQSNNEHYARRLLASGQEIKDLQVLVHALVEKLIELDQQSAMVSDNVAQLNHSFDTCYKLAKQEKDLTANLSQLQSSQLHKQLVNVKSENDSLQLDNEELKSKSVELQKLQELLILNHAEENRSAEERIKKMESEAEGLILKKTELEMLLTNMEERIKQLSEESELAENKMRELSQNISTLESESRDIQDKLQVKLQGKSEETEGLQKVIVEHEEHVASLENQVSELRGNLEEKEQLHQHYIEKEKLLEDKKKEIQASLAAAESTLAETKKQYDVMLESKQLELSKHLKEISQRNDQAVNDIRRKFELEKLDIVNQEKQKVDRLVGEMESQCAKKLAESKEESRQSLMQAQEQHASLISRLRQDYDKKEKDLRDDHEEELKHVQLQAEDELQEKTRVLKEEHDLELKVLKCQHADECRKLQEELGHQKSKEERQRALLQMQWKALDGNPKEDQEVTSKKDYSISSKINMRNTDGEKRSKFPVIKPNNDEKFIRLTQTPVSSVLRKVEKENAGNVMNIPKHSRKVTRREYEVETTNGGITKRKTKSTVMFEDPTKLKRVATPRSRAIKDAMKVKEVYKGGSQARPSNIGDLFSEGSLNPYVDDPYAFD encoded by the exons ATGAATAAGCTTGGAATTTCAGGAATGAAGAGTTTAGATCAACTTAGGTCATTATCAGGATCAATTTCTGGAAGTGGTGGAGGAAAAACAGTGCCGTCAATGTCTTCatatagatcttcttcttcagatTCAGTTTCTTTGGGAAGTTTTGCCAATCTGAAACTTACTGCAG agaaatTGGTTAAAGAGCAAGCTTCCGTGAAAACCGATCTTGAAATGGCG AACTCAAAACTCAAAAGAGCGGTAGACCATATTCATTTGCTGGAGGAGAAATTACAGAATGCAGTAAATGAAAATGCAAAGCTTCAAGTGAAGCAGAAAGAagaggcaaaactttggaaaggATTGGAATCTAAATTTTCTTCAACAAAGACTTTATGTGACCAACTTACTGAAACATTACAACACTTGGCTGGTCAGGTTCTCGATG CTGAACATGATAAGAAGGTATTTGAAGACAAATTTTTAGTAAGTTCCGAAGCATTTGACAGCTTGCAGCTTCAGATGACTGGTCTAACATTGAAAATTGACTCTACCGAGGAAAACATGAGAAAAT GTGAAGAATCGCTGAGTGAACTTAAAATTGAGAAAGAGGAAAGGGAGAAATTTTATGTCAATGAACAAGGCCGAACTGCCAATCTTATAGGAGAAAAAG ATGCTCAGATCAAGGACCTAGAAAGAGCTGTTGCAGCAGACAGCTTGTGCTTGGATAATCTTAATACACGGTTGGAAGAGGTCCAAAGAGATTTGCGGTTGAAAGAAGACATGTGCAAGTGCTTGGAATATGCTCGGAGCAATTTGGAGAAAGAGAAGGGTGCTCTCCAGTCTAACAATGAACATTATGCTAGGCGATTACTTGCATCTGGTCAAGAGATAAAAGATCTTCAAGTTCTGGTCCATGCCTTGGTAGAGAAGTTAATCGAATTGGATCAACAGAGTGCAATGGTTTCAGATAATGTGGCTCAGCTAAACCATTCATTTGACACTTGCTACAAACTGGCTAAGCAAGAGAAGGACTTAACTGCTAATCTTAGTCAGCTCCAATCTAGTCAGCTCCACAAACAATTGGTGAATGTTAAATCTGAAAACGATAGTCTTCAATTAGATAATGAAGAGCTTAAGAGCAAGAGTGTCGAGCTCCAGAAACTCCAGGAGCTTTTGATATTAAATCATGCCGAAGAAAACCGTTCAGCAGAAGAAAGAATTAAGAAAATGGAGTCTGAAGCAGAAGGTCTTATTTTGAAAAAGACAGAATTGGAGATGTTGCTAACCAACATGGAGGAGAGAATAAAACAATTGTCCGAAGAATCAGAACTCGCTGAAAATAAAATG CGAGAATTATCACAGAATATTTCCACACTAGAATCTGAGAGTCGAGATATTCAAGACAAGCTGCAGGTGAAGCTACAGGGAAAATCTGAAGAAACTGAAGGTCTTCAGAAAGTGATTGTTGAACATGAGGAGCATGTAGCTTCCCTAGAAAATCAAGTTAGTGAGCTTCGTGGAAATTTAGAAGAGAAGGAACAGCTTCATCAACACTACATTGAAAAGGAGAAACTattagaagataaaaaaaaagag ATTCAGGCATCTCTAGCTGCTGCAGAAAGCACGCTTGCTGAAACAAAAAAGCAGTATGATGTGATGCTGGAAAGCAAACAGTTAGAGTTGAGTAAACATTTGAAGGAAATTTCTCAAAGGAATGATCAG GCTGTTAATGACATCCGGAGGAAGTTCGAGCTGGAGAAGCTGGATATTGTTAATCAGGAGAAACAGAAG GTAGACAGACTTGTAGGAGAAATGGAAAGTCAGTGCGCTAAAAAACTTGCAGAAAGCAAAGAAGAATCAAGGCAATCTTTAATGCAAGCCCAAGAGCAACATGCTTCTTTG ATTAGCCGTCTCCGGCAAGACTATGATAAAAAGGAAAAGGATCTTCGGGATGACCATGAGGAAGAGCTAAAGCATGTTCAACTTCAGGCTGAAGATGAATTGCAAGAG AAAACCAGAGTATTAAAAGAAGAACATGACCTTGAATTGAAAGTTCTGAAGTGTCAACATGCAGATGAATGCAGAAAACTGCAAGAGGAATTGGGACACCAGAAATCCAAG GAAGAAAGACAGAGAGCTTTGTTACAAATGCAGTGGAAAGCATTGGACGGGAATCCAAAAGAGGACCAAGAAGTGACATCAAAAAAG GACTACTCCATTTCATCAAAAATCAACATGAGGAATACTGATGGTGAAAAAAGAAGTAAATTTCCTGTTATAAAGCCCAATAATGATGAGAAG TTTATAAGATTGACGCAAACACCAGTGTCGAGTGTGTTGAGGAAAGTTGAGAAAGAAAATGCAGGAAACGTGATGAATATTCCTAAGCATAGTCGGAAG GTAACACGTCGGGAATATGAAGTTGAAACCACTAATGGGGGTATTACAAAGCGTAAAACCAAAAGCACAGTGATGTTTGAG GATCCAACAAAACTTAAGCGAGTGGCTACCCCCAGATCTAGGGCCATTAAAGATGCCATGAAGGTGAAGGAG GTATACAAAGGAGGTAGCCAGGCACGCCCATCAAATATTGGTGATTTGTTTTCAGAGGGGTCTTTGAATCCTTACGTAGATGATCCTTATGCTTTTGATTAG